Proteins co-encoded in one Hymenobacter swuensis DY53 genomic window:
- the priA gene encoding replication restart helicase PriA, with protein sequence MSLTFDFVQPQPEPAADRLTLFADVILPLPLPKLYTYRVPFELNDQVVVGGRVIVQFGAKRTLSCIVAAVHEHPPKEYQAKYILEFIDDAPVVTQPQLKLFRWIAEYYLCTLGEVINAALPAALKLSSESRVQLHPAFEAETNPYPLSEQEQKVVDALSTGEEGKSMTFTEVGELLGIASFHKYIKSLMQKDVVFLFEHLQDKYSPKVLKKVRLAHQYISEAAIEQLFAQLASKSKQLDVVMRYLQRVPVYQNEHANHKGLEKAALTSAPHLSPSAVNTLIKNGVLEQFDQIVSRFPLDEDDAEAKIHFTLSEAQQTARQDIMRQFQDKDIVLLHGVTGAGKTEIYIDLIKQALDGGGQVLYLLPEIALTAQIVTRLMRVFGSRLGVYHSKFSDNERVEVWNGVLSGRFQVVVGVRSAIFLPFDNLALTIVDEEHESSYKQYDPAPRYNAREVALMMANFQGSKTLLGSATPAVETYYQTRTGRYGLVELTKRFGEAGLPEIELVDTRKSREQKTMLNHFTPELMAEMERKLALQEQIILFQNRRGYAPFINCLDCGWIPKCQSCAVSLSYHKHSHELRCHYCGYHERMVAQCPACGSRNVKTVGFGTEKLEDDLKVMLPAANVQRMDLDTTRAKNAYQQIISEFEKQNTNILVGTQMVTKGLDFANVSLVGIINADSIIHYPDFRAHERAFQMFVQVSGRAGRKGKKGKVIIQTGDPEQVIFDKVIRNDYLEFYEYEILQRREHGYPPFMRIIRLTVKHMDVSVGERAALQLTQELVDRLGREAVLGPEAPYIFRIRNFYLQEITIKLSREHTVLRAAKADVLAAIDLLRDQKEFKQVRFAVDVDPM encoded by the coding sequence CTGAACGACCAAGTGGTGGTAGGCGGCCGCGTAATTGTACAGTTCGGGGCCAAACGGACACTCAGCTGCATTGTGGCGGCCGTGCATGAGCACCCACCCAAGGAGTATCAGGCCAAGTACATCCTGGAATTCATTGATGATGCGCCGGTCGTGACGCAGCCCCAGCTCAAGCTATTCCGCTGGATAGCGGAGTACTACCTCTGCACGCTGGGTGAGGTAATCAACGCCGCCTTACCGGCCGCCCTTAAGCTCAGCTCCGAGAGTCGCGTGCAGCTTCATCCGGCTTTCGAGGCAGAAACCAACCCGTATCCGCTCAGCGAGCAGGAGCAGAAGGTAGTGGATGCCCTCAGCACCGGCGAGGAGGGCAAATCCATGACGTTTACAGAGGTGGGCGAGCTGCTGGGCATTGCTTCCTTCCACAAGTACATCAAGTCCCTGATGCAGAAGGACGTGGTGTTTCTGTTCGAGCATCTCCAGGATAAGTACTCGCCCAAGGTGCTGAAGAAGGTTCGGCTGGCGCACCAGTACATTTCGGAGGCAGCCATTGAGCAGCTGTTTGCCCAATTGGCCAGCAAGAGCAAGCAGCTGGACGTGGTGATGCGCTACCTCCAGCGGGTGCCCGTGTACCAGAACGAGCACGCCAACCACAAAGGCCTGGAAAAGGCGGCCCTTACCTCAGCGCCCCACCTCTCCCCTTCCGCCGTGAATACGCTCATCAAAAACGGCGTATTAGAACAGTTCGACCAGATTGTGTCACGCTTCCCGCTGGATGAGGACGATGCCGAAGCCAAAATCCACTTTACCCTGAGCGAGGCCCAGCAGACGGCCCGCCAGGACATCATGCGCCAGTTCCAAGACAAGGACATTGTGCTGTTGCACGGCGTGACGGGCGCCGGCAAAACGGAAATCTACATCGACCTGATCAAGCAGGCCCTCGACGGCGGCGGGCAGGTGCTGTACCTGCTGCCCGAAATTGCCCTTACCGCCCAGATTGTCACCCGGCTGATGCGCGTGTTTGGCTCGCGGCTGGGCGTGTACCACTCTAAGTTCTCGGATAATGAGCGGGTGGAAGTCTGGAACGGGGTGCTGTCGGGCCGCTTTCAAGTGGTGGTAGGCGTGCGGTCGGCCATTTTCCTGCCCTTCGATAACCTGGCGCTTACCATTGTGGACGAGGAGCACGAATCGAGCTATAAACAGTATGACCCGGCCCCGCGCTACAACGCCCGCGAGGTGGCGCTGATGATGGCCAACTTCCAGGGCTCCAAGACCCTGCTGGGTTCGGCTACACCGGCGGTAGAAACCTATTACCAGACGCGCACCGGCCGCTACGGGCTGGTGGAGCTGACCAAGCGGTTCGGCGAAGCCGGCCTGCCCGAAATCGAGCTGGTAGACACGCGTAAAAGCCGGGAGCAGAAAACCATGCTTAACCACTTCACGCCCGAGTTAATGGCGGAAATGGAGCGTAAGTTGGCCCTGCAGGAGCAGATTATCCTCTTCCAGAACCGGCGGGGCTACGCGCCATTCATCAACTGCCTGGATTGCGGCTGGATTCCGAAGTGCCAGAGCTGCGCCGTAAGCCTGAGCTACCACAAGCACAGTCACGAACTGCGCTGCCACTACTGCGGCTACCACGAGCGGATGGTAGCCCAGTGTCCGGCCTGCGGCTCACGCAACGTAAAAACCGTGGGTTTCGGCACCGAGAAGTTGGAAGACGACCTCAAAGTGATGCTGCCGGCCGCCAACGTGCAGCGCATGGACCTGGATACCACGCGGGCCAAAAATGCCTACCAGCAGATTATTTCGGAGTTCGAAAAGCAGAACACCAATATTCTGGTAGGTACGCAGATGGTAACTAAGGGCTTGGACTTCGCCAACGTGAGCCTGGTGGGTATCATCAACGCCGACAGTATTATTCACTACCCCGATTTCCGGGCCCACGAGCGGGCATTTCAGATGTTCGTGCAGGTGAGCGGGCGAGCGGGCCGCAAGGGTAAGAAAGGCAAAGTCATCATCCAGACTGGCGACCCGGAACAGGTGATTTTCGACAAGGTGATTCGCAACGATTACCTGGAGTTCTACGAGTATGAGATTCTGCAGCGACGCGAGCATGGTTATCCGCCGTTTATGCGCATCATTCGCCTCACGGTAAAGCACATGGACGTGAGCGTGGGCGAACGGGCGGCCCTGCAGCTTACTCAGGAACTGGTGGACCGGCTGGGCCGCGAGGCTGTGCTGGGGCCGGAAGCGCCGTACATCTTCCGTATCCGCAACTTCTACCTGCAGGAAATCACCATCAAGCTGAGCCGGGAACACACCGTACTGCGTGCTGCCAAAGCAGATGTACTGGCCGCCATCGATCTGCTCCGCGACCAGAAAGAGTTCAAGCAGGTGCGCTTTGCCGTGGACGTGGACCCGATGTAA
- a CDS encoding class I SAM-dependent methyltransferase, whose protein sequence is MPFHPKSLLLVSAAGLLLGPLACTQPLTESTAAQLTEARRQIVPDTSGYERRPPQDLNGIGKYYLGRQIAHVMGHEGASWLERADRQQEEGTDILLRELKLKPTDVVADIGAGTGFFTFRISPLVPRGRVLAVDIQPEMLTALRETKDRIRANNVVPVRGTTDNPNLPAKGVDVVLIVDAYHEFDHPREMMRAIRNSLAPAGRVALVEYRAEDAEVPIKRIHKMSIAQARREMAALGLRLTDSIESLPQQHLLIFQR, encoded by the coding sequence ATGCCGTTCCATCCCAAGTCCCTGTTACTGGTAAGCGCCGCTGGTCTGCTGCTCGGGCCCCTGGCCTGTACCCAGCCGCTCACTGAAAGTACCGCCGCCCAGCTTACTGAGGCGCGCCGCCAGATCGTACCCGATACCAGCGGCTATGAGCGGCGCCCTCCGCAGGACCTCAATGGCATTGGCAAATACTACCTGGGCCGCCAGATTGCGCACGTAATGGGCCACGAAGGAGCCTCCTGGCTGGAACGCGCCGACCGGCAACAGGAAGAAGGCACTGATATTCTACTGCGCGAGCTGAAGCTGAAGCCCACCGATGTAGTAGCGGATATTGGAGCCGGTACTGGCTTTTTCACCTTCCGGATAAGTCCGCTGGTGCCCCGGGGTCGGGTGCTGGCCGTGGATATTCAGCCGGAGATGCTGACGGCTTTGCGCGAAACCAAGGACCGGATCCGCGCCAACAATGTGGTACCGGTACGCGGCACTACCGATAACCCCAATCTGCCTGCCAAAGGTGTGGATGTGGTGCTCATTGTGGATGCGTATCACGAGTTTGACCATCCCCGGGAAATGATGCGTGCCATTCGTAACTCCCTTGCCCCGGCTGGGCGGGTAGCACTGGTGGAATACCGGGCGGAAGACGCTGAGGTACCCATCAAGCGTATTCACAAGATGAGCATCGCCCAGGCCCGACGCGAAATGGCGGCTCTGGGGTTACGCCTCACGGATTCCATTGAATCGTTACCGCAGCAGCATCTGCTGATTTTCCAGCGCTGA
- a CDS encoding S-adenosylmethionine:tRNA ribosyltransferase-isomerase yields the protein MSVLPPDPRQLSIHDFTYQLPPERIAPEPLPNRDQSKLLLYKQGSITDQQFQELPALLPTGSLLVFNDTKVVRARLFVRRPTGGMVELFCLEPVAPHQAIEPAMQQTGSCVWKCLVGNGRRWKKGPVTLEFEALGQPAVLTAERIEQHDGYALIRFSWEPATLPFAEVLHGAGHLPLPPYLNRADTDVDAVRYQTVYAAHEGAVAAPTAGLHFSEAVLAELKERQISAARVTLHVGAGTFQPVKAEHMAAHAMHGEPISVTAATLRQLQAHLPQPIIPVGTTSLRTLESLYWLGARLVQHPEAVPIWHVSQWQPYEEQREVTLEDALAALLRQLEITGSDTLHATTQLLIAPGYRFRMVRGLITNFHQPESTLLLLVAALLGPAWRQVYQHALANNYRFLSYGDSSLLLP from the coding sequence ATGTCAGTTTTGCCCCCCGACCCCCGTCAGCTTTCCATTCATGACTTCACCTACCAGCTGCCCCCCGAGCGAATTGCGCCGGAGCCGCTGCCCAACCGCGACCAGTCGAAGTTATTGCTGTACAAGCAGGGCAGTATAACTGACCAGCAGTTTCAGGAACTGCCCGCGCTGCTGCCAACCGGTAGCCTCCTGGTTTTCAACGACACCAAAGTGGTGCGGGCCCGCCTGTTCGTGCGGCGGCCAACAGGTGGTATGGTGGAGCTGTTTTGCCTGGAGCCGGTAGCGCCCCACCAAGCCATCGAGCCCGCTATGCAGCAAACGGGCAGCTGCGTGTGGAAATGCCTGGTGGGCAATGGGCGGCGATGGAAAAAAGGCCCTGTAACGCTGGAGTTTGAAGCCCTCGGCCAGCCGGCGGTGTTGACTGCCGAACGGATTGAACAACACGACGGTTATGCTCTGATTCGATTCAGTTGGGAGCCGGCAACCCTGCCATTTGCCGAAGTACTGCATGGAGCGGGCCACTTGCCGCTTCCCCCCTACCTCAACCGCGCCGATACTGACGTGGATGCCGTGCGGTACCAAACGGTATACGCGGCCCACGAGGGAGCTGTGGCCGCTCCTACGGCCGGCCTGCACTTCTCCGAGGCGGTATTGGCGGAGCTGAAGGAGCGGCAAATTTCAGCTGCCCGCGTAACGCTACACGTTGGCGCAGGTACTTTTCAGCCCGTTAAGGCGGAGCATATGGCCGCCCATGCCATGCACGGGGAGCCCATCAGTGTAACCGCGGCTACGTTGCGGCAGCTTCAGGCCCATTTGCCCCAGCCAATTATTCCGGTGGGTACCACCAGCCTGCGCACGTTGGAAAGCCTGTACTGGCTGGGCGCACGTCTGGTGCAACATCCGGAAGCGGTGCCCATCTGGCACGTCAGTCAATGGCAGCCGTATGAAGAACAGCGGGAAGTAACGCTGGAGGATGCCCTGGCCGCGCTGCTTCGCCAGTTGGAAATAACAGGCTCCGATACGCTTCATGCCACTACCCAGCTATTGATTGCGCCCGGTTACCGGTTCCGGATGGTGCGCGGCCTGATTACTAATTTTCATCAGCCGGAAAGTACCCTGTTACTGCTGGTAGCGGCTTTGCTCGGCCCTGCCTGGCGGCAGGTATACCAGCATGCACTGGCAAACAACTACCGCTTTCTGAGCTACGGCGACTCTTCTCTGCTGCTTCCGTAA
- a CDS encoding M14 family metallopeptidase, producing MFLFGLLLAPGAFAQAVLADGPLLTPRQFLGYELGTRFTPHAELLRYVDHVVQHSPGRMKQQRYGRTYENRPLELVYVASAENMTNLEDIRRNNLRLAGLETGTAATKQPAVVWLSYNVHGNEAVSSEAVMQVLYDLANPENQQVQQWLQNLVVIVDPCVNPDGRDRYAQWYNRVANQRPNSSPLSWEHHEPWPGGRYNHYYFDLNRDWAWQTQQESRQRIAVYNQWLPQVHADYHEMGPSAPYYFSPAAKPFHADLTEWQRKFQNIIGDYNRKVFDKNNWLYFTRETYDLFAPFYGDTWPSFNGAIGMTYEQGGGGPAGVSYAKADGDTLTLTQRIEHHHATSLATMQAASDRHQELIQQFRKFYTDARTKPKGEYKSYVLAGSSDPGQVRALTQYLDRQQISYGFAAKRSRQSGYNYTTGKTEAVQLEPRDVVISMYQPKSTLVKVLFEPQAQLEDSLTYDLTAWSLPYAFGLKGYALKGQVATASTPPTVATVVEKGGKAAPTPTEAQPAADRPYAYLARWNNLQDVRFLSRLMQQGVKMRVADEPFETEGQKYQRGTLIIPRTGNERLGTRFDQLVHAQADSAGVMVQAVQSGLSTTGGDLGSRSVRPLKMPSVAILAGPGIDATAFGEVWHFFEQQVGYPVTVLGTDYFNSVPLSKFDVLVLPDGRYDDILTERGLENVKTWVRGGGRLIALEGASRFLAGNKDFLLKTKPADTAATGKKANPYTALRRYADAEREEIGERVQGSVYRVQLDNSHPLAFGYGETYYALLRDIPNYRFLPKGGWNVGVLKKDSYASGFAGRRAQRALTDSFVLGTQDMGRGQVVYLGDNPLFRAFWQGGKLLFGNAVFIVGQ from the coding sequence ATGTTCCTGTTTGGGTTGCTGCTGGCCCCGGGCGCATTTGCTCAGGCCGTTCTAGCCGATGGGCCGCTGCTTACGCCCCGGCAGTTTCTGGGCTATGAGTTGGGTACGCGCTTCACGCCCCACGCCGAACTGTTGCGCTACGTCGACCATGTGGTGCAGCATAGCCCCGGCCGCATGAAACAGCAGCGTTACGGCCGGACCTATGAAAACCGTCCGCTGGAGCTGGTGTACGTGGCTTCAGCCGAGAACATGACCAACCTGGAGGACATCCGGCGCAATAACCTGCGGCTGGCGGGGTTGGAAACGGGTACGGCTGCCACTAAGCAGCCAGCCGTAGTGTGGCTCAGCTACAACGTGCATGGCAACGAGGCAGTGTCTTCCGAGGCGGTGATGCAGGTGCTCTATGATTTGGCCAACCCCGAGAACCAGCAGGTACAGCAATGGCTGCAAAACCTAGTGGTCATTGTGGACCCCTGCGTGAACCCCGATGGCCGTGACCGGTATGCACAGTGGTACAACCGAGTAGCCAACCAGCGGCCCAACTCCTCGCCCCTGAGCTGGGAGCACCATGAGCCCTGGCCCGGTGGTCGCTACAACCACTACTATTTCGACCTGAACCGCGACTGGGCCTGGCAAACCCAGCAGGAAAGCCGCCAGCGGATTGCCGTGTATAACCAATGGCTGCCGCAGGTACACGCCGATTACCACGAAATGGGCCCTTCGGCGCCTTATTACTTCTCGCCGGCGGCTAAGCCCTTTCACGCCGACCTCACGGAGTGGCAGCGCAAATTCCAGAACATCATCGGCGACTACAACCGCAAAGTCTTCGATAAGAACAACTGGCTCTATTTCACCCGCGAAACCTACGACCTGTTCGCCCCCTTCTACGGCGACACTTGGCCCAGCTTCAACGGGGCCATTGGCATGACCTACGAACAGGGCGGCGGCGGCCCCGCTGGCGTGAGCTACGCCAAAGCCGATGGCGACACCCTAACGCTGACGCAACGCATTGAGCACCACCACGCCACCAGTCTGGCCACCATGCAGGCCGCCTCCGACCGCCATCAGGAGTTGATTCAGCAATTCCGGAAGTTCTATACCGACGCCCGCACCAAGCCGAAGGGCGAGTACAAATCCTACGTGCTGGCGGGTTCCTCCGACCCCGGCCAGGTGCGTGCCCTGACTCAGTACCTCGACCGGCAGCAGATCAGCTACGGCTTTGCCGCCAAACGCAGCCGCCAGAGTGGCTACAACTATACCACCGGCAAAACCGAAGCCGTGCAGCTTGAGCCCCGCGACGTGGTCATCAGCATGTACCAGCCCAAATCGACATTGGTAAAGGTGCTGTTCGAGCCTCAGGCTCAGTTGGAAGATTCGCTTACCTACGACCTCACAGCCTGGTCATTGCCCTATGCTTTCGGGCTGAAAGGCTATGCCCTGAAAGGCCAGGTGGCTACGGCCAGCACGCCGCCTACGGTGGCTACAGTGGTGGAGAAAGGCGGGAAGGCCGCTCCAACCCCAACCGAGGCCCAACCCGCCGCCGACCGGCCCTATGCGTATCTGGCGCGTTGGAACAACCTCCAGGATGTCCGGTTCCTGAGCCGGCTGATGCAGCAGGGCGTGAAAATGAGAGTAGCCGATGAGCCTTTTGAAACGGAAGGGCAGAAGTACCAGCGTGGCACCCTGATTATTCCGCGCACCGGCAACGAGCGGCTGGGCACGCGCTTCGACCAACTGGTACACGCCCAGGCCGACTCGGCAGGTGTGATGGTACAGGCCGTACAATCGGGTTTGTCTACCACCGGCGGCGACCTGGGCTCCCGCTCCGTACGGCCCCTTAAGATGCCTAGTGTAGCTATTCTGGCTGGCCCCGGCATTGATGCTACTGCTTTCGGAGAAGTCTGGCACTTCTTTGAGCAGCAGGTGGGCTACCCCGTAACGGTGCTGGGAACGGACTATTTCAACAGTGTTCCGCTAAGCAAGTTTGATGTGCTAGTGCTGCCTGATGGCCGCTACGATGATATACTAACAGAGCGCGGCCTCGAAAACGTGAAAACATGGGTGCGCGGCGGTGGTCGTCTTATTGCCCTCGAAGGAGCATCCCGTTTCCTGGCTGGCAACAAGGACTTCCTGCTCAAAACCAAGCCGGCCGATACGGCGGCCACCGGCAAAAAAGCCAACCCATACACCGCCCTGCGCCGCTACGCCGATGCCGAGCGGGAGGAAATCGGGGAGCGGGTGCAGGGCAGTGTTTACCGCGTCCAGCTCGATAACTCGCACCCCCTGGCGTTTGGCTACGGCGAAACCTATTATGCCTTGCTGCGGGATATTCCCAACTACCGTTTTCTGCCCAAAGGCGGCTGGAACGTGGGCGTACTGAAAAAGGACAGCTACGCATCCGGTTTCGCCGGCCGCCGCGCCCAGCGCGCCCTCACCGACAGCTTCGTACTCGGTACCCAGGATATGGGTCGGGGCCAGGTCGTTTACCTCGGCGACAATCCGCTGTTCCGGGCGTTCTGGCAGGGCGGTAAGTTGCTATTCGGTAACGCCGTGTTTATCGTCGGGCAATAG